The following are encoded in a window of Thermodesulfobium sp. 4217-1 genomic DNA:
- a CDS encoding purine-nucleoside phosphorylase — protein sequence MKNFSFLNEFEFKANCEAASRYLKDFLPEKIEGIIELGSGFGRAFDELKKDMIIKYDKIPFFPKASAPSHRSQLSLVYINSKPYVILEGRFHLYENYGVWEVIFPIVVLSRFRPNIAYLTNASGGINSNLKVGEVVILKDHINFTGYNPLIGLSDIYFGERFVDMSDPYNKKLRTLAKSESVNVLGYEPKEVVYVGVLGPSFETPAELYAMRTMGADIVGMSTVMEVIALNALKIKTLCFSLISNIASPDNPLKVSAEEVIDIVSNNSDKLRDLVVDLAGKVDATKI from the coding sequence ATGAAAAACTTTTCCTTTCTCAATGAGTTTGAATTTAAGGCGAATTGTGAAGCAGCTTCGAGATACCTGAAAGATTTTTTGCCAGAGAAGATTGAGGGCATAATAGAGCTTGGATCTGGTTTTGGCAGGGCATTTGATGAGTTGAAAAAAGATATGATAATTAAATATGACAAGATCCCATTTTTTCCAAAAGCCTCAGCCCCATCACACCGTTCACAGCTTAGTTTGGTTTACATTAATTCAAAGCCTTATGTAATTTTGGAGGGAAGGTTTCATCTTTATGAGAACTATGGCGTTTGGGAGGTAATATTTCCCATTGTAGTTCTTTCGAGATTTAGGCCTAATATAGCCTATCTTACCAACGCTTCAGGCGGAATAAATAGTAATTTAAAAGTTGGAGAAGTTGTAATTTTGAAAGATCACATTAATTTTACAGGATATAATCCTTTAATTGGATTGTCTGACATTTATTTTGGTGAAAGATTTGTAGATATGAGCGATCCCTATAACAAAAAATTAAGGACTTTGGCTAAATCTGAATCCGTGAACGTATTGGGTTATGAGCCAAAAGAAGTTGTATACGTGGGAGTCTTGGGACCGAGTTTTGAAACGCCTGCAGAGCTATATGCTATGAGAACAATGGGAGCTGATATAGTGGGCATGTCTACAGTTATGGAAGTGATCGCTCTTAATGCTCTGAAGATTAAGACGCTGTGCTTTTCTTTGATTTCCAATATTGCAAGTCCAGACAACCCTCTAAAGGTTTCTGCTGAGGAGGTAATTGATATTGTCTCCAATAACAGTGATAAATTGAGAGATCTCGTAGTGGATCTTGCGGGTAAGGTTGATGCGACCAAGATTTGA
- a CDS encoding DUF167 domain-containing protein, whose translation MDFKVELRVTPNAKKESVEVRDGKIFCKVGAPPEDGRANKRVLELISKFLDCKKRDIEISSGEKNRNKVLLVKSENILQKIKEQEQQKI comes from the coding sequence ATGGACTTTAAGGTAGAGCTAAGAGTCACTCCCAATGCAAAAAAGGAGTCAGTAGAAGTAAGAGATGGAAAGATATTTTGCAAGGTAGGCGCACCTCCAGAGGACGGGAGGGCAAACAAAAGGGTATTAGAATTAATTTCAAAATTTTTAGATTGCAAAAAAAGAGATATTGAAATATCTTCAGGAGAAAAGAACAGAAATAAGGTTTTGTTGGTTAAATCAGAAAATATTTTGCAAAAAATAAAAGAACAGGAGCAACAAAAAATATGA
- a CDS encoding DivIVA domain-containing protein produces MTFKPNITPLDIQNRDFSKGLRGYKEDDVDKFLDDLSGVISQMMSEIERLEKENDYLRSRIQTTQKKSELETSTSDFLSLIQKKVEEAKLQVEKEIELKKVKSDEECRAMIQRTKEEHTKLFSDIERIKQEKRRELKGLEEFISRLQTIVNREIQSMDRDNQSSQ; encoded by the coding sequence GTGACTTTTAAACCGAATATTACACCTTTAGACATCCAGAATAGAGATTTTAGCAAAGGCTTGAGAGGCTACAAGGAAGATGACGTTGATAAATTTTTAGACGATCTTTCAGGAGTCATCTCTCAAATGATGTCAGAAATTGAGAGGCTTGAAAAGGAAAATGACTATTTAAGGTCACGTATCCAGACAACTCAAAAGAAGAGCGAGCTTGAAACATCAACGAGCGATTTTCTTTCACTTATTCAAAAAAAGGTTGAAGAAGCAAAGCTTCAGGTCGAAAAGGAAATAGAATTAAAAAAGGTAAAATCTGACGAAGAGTGTAGGGCTATGATTCAAAGAACTAAAGAAGAGCACACTAAACTGTTCTCTGACATAGAGAGAATTAAACAAGAAAAAAGAAGAGAATTGAAGGGATTGGAAGAGTTTATTTCCAGGCTTCAGACTATTGTAAACAGAGAAATACAAAGTATGGATAGAGATAATCAATCTTCACAGTAA
- the proC gene encoding pyrroline-5-carboxylate reductase, with protein sequence MIKIGILGAGRVGEAFLKGLKVLHDEGRIFVAASHRRLERREELGRKYSLKIYSSNDELVQSSDLVVITLKPDQFRGLSESMKKKTLFKDKTVISVMAGITLSELHEKADIGKAFRIMPTLGVINQNGLMAMCASSLVEPQDWMDVESILSALGNVMRLEEDKFAAFTALGGSGPAYVALVMESLVDSGVTIGLSRNISKKIVEHLFQSLVGLVDVYEHPVYLKEAVMSPSGTTAQGLLFLESSAVKGNLIQAVVKAYQRAREME encoded by the coding sequence ATGATTAAAATAGGAATTTTGGGAGCGGGCAGGGTCGGAGAAGCCTTTCTGAAAGGGCTGAAAGTTTTACACGATGAAGGAAGGATTTTTGTTGCTGCAAGCCATAGAAGGTTGGAGAGAAGAGAAGAGCTTGGCAGAAAATATTCTCTTAAAATATACTCTTCCAATGACGAGCTAGTACAATCTTCTGACCTTGTTGTCATTACGCTAAAGCCCGATCAGTTCAGAGGCCTTTCCGAATCGATGAAAAAAAAGACTTTATTTAAAGATAAAACAGTTATTAGCGTTATGGCTGGTATAACATTGAGTGAGCTTCATGAAAAGGCAGATATAGGCAAGGCATTTAGAATTATGCCAACTCTTGGTGTAATAAATCAGAACGGCTTGATGGCAATGTGCGCTTCAAGTTTGGTAGAACCCCAAGACTGGATGGATGTAGAATCTATATTATCTGCTTTGGGCAATGTTATGAGATTAGAGGAAGATAAATTTGCTGCTTTTACAGCTCTTGGCGGTTCTGGACCTGCTTATGTGGCGTTGGTGATGGAGTCATTGGTTGATTCGGGGGTAACAATCGGTCTTTCAAGAAATATATCAAAAAAGATTGTAGAGCATTTGTTCCAGTCGCTTGTGGGTTTAGTTGATGTGTACGAGCATCCAGTATATCTGAAAGAAGCAGTTATGTCGCCAAGCGGTACAACTGCTCAAGGGCTTTTGTTTCTGGAATCATCTGCTGTCAAGGGGAACCTGATTCAGGCAGTTGTAAAAGCATATCAGAGAGCGAGGGAAATGGAGTGA
- a CDS encoding YggS family pyridoxal phosphate-dependent enzyme, whose amino-acid sequence MSLDWEKKLQENVQLVKNRVQKAKEAALRKDEIYILPVTKTKSTEIVKALLGLGFNRFGENRVREAKEKLKEVSSAEFEMIGHLQTNKVKDAIDIFERIQSVDSLNLLTEINERASKKKITMPVLVEVNISGENQKHGFSPREVMNLFRMTSPLKFVNIEGLMGMASLTDDTAIIRKEFSSLRILYERLNAEGYNLNVLSMGMTDDFEIAIMEGSNMLRIGRAFFEGIDI is encoded by the coding sequence TTGTCACTGGACTGGGAGAAAAAACTTCAAGAAAACGTTCAACTGGTAAAAAACCGCGTTCAAAAAGCTAAAGAAGCTGCTCTTAGGAAGGATGAAATTTACATTCTGCCAGTTACAAAAACAAAATCTACAGAAATTGTTAAAGCACTGCTTGGCTTAGGCTTTAATAGATTTGGAGAAAATAGAGTTAGGGAAGCTAAGGAGAAACTTAAAGAAGTTAGCAGCGCTGAGTTTGAGATGATCGGTCATCTTCAGACAAATAAGGTTAAGGATGCTATCGATATATTTGAACGCATTCAATCTGTAGATTCCTTGAACTTATTAACAGAGATAAACGAGAGAGCATCTAAAAAAAAGATTACCATGCCTGTTCTCGTGGAGGTAAATATTAGTGGTGAAAATCAGAAACATGGCTTTTCGCCGCGTGAGGTAATGAACCTTTTTAGAATGACTTCACCTTTAAAATTTGTGAACATTGAAGGTCTAATGGGTATGGCTTCGTTGACTGATGATACCGCCATAATTAGAAAGGAGTTCTCTTCACTTAGAATTCTCTATGAAAGGTTAAACGCAGAGGGCTATAACCTTAACGTGTTATCAATGGGCATGACTGATGACTTTGAAATAGCTATAATGGAAGGCTCAAACATGCTTAGGATTGGCAGAGCATTTTTTGAGGGGATAGACATATGA
- the uvrB gene encoding excinuclease ABC subunit UvrB gives MSTFKLFEPFKPAGDQIKAIEQLSNGIERGYKYQTLLGATGTGKTFTIANVINRVKKPTLIMAPNKTLAAQLCSELRSFFPENAVEYFISYYDYYQPEAYIPQRDLYIEKDASVNDEIDRYRHSATRSLLERDDVIVVASVSCIYSLGQPEEYKLNSTVIRKGDRLSRDEFIDNLIYMLYKRNDYEFKRNNFRVNMDVVDFIPSFDEYAYRVRFEDDRIKSITKLHPISLDSIEKIENLWIFPASHFILRDEKLKRAIESIMIELNERIRYFESVGKIVEAKRIEQRTLYDIEMLETIGYCKGVENYSRHFTFRKPGEPPVTLLDYYPKDFLIILDESHLSVPQIRGMFRGDEARKKNLVEFGFRLPSAYDNRPLMFDEFIQKANQIIFMSATPASFEKENSSQIVEQIIRPTGILDPIVEIRSFESQVDDSINETRENSKRGFRTLITTLTKRLAEDLANYLVQEGIKAYYLHSEQDAIERLNVLHNLRLGKYDVVVGINLLREGLDLPEVTRVLILDADKEGFLRSSTSLIQTIGRAARNVESKVILYASKITDSMKEAIDETDRRRTVQMEYNLINNITPKSISKPIGDIVDREASEVSIEEELRSIIKSNKNSLELSEKEIRTKMIEYAKEWKFEEAAKYRDLLKLLKNIFDDKEVDFVTGLGEKTSRKRSTGKKPRSKS, from the coding sequence ATTTACCATTGCAAATGTAATAAATAGAGTAAAAAAGCCTACTTTAATTATGGCTCCAAATAAGACGCTCGCAGCGCAACTGTGCTCTGAATTGAGGTCTTTTTTTCCTGAAAATGCAGTTGAATATTTTATTAGTTATTATGACTACTATCAGCCAGAAGCATACATACCCCAAAGAGATCTGTATATAGAAAAAGATGCTTCTGTAAACGACGAGATAGATAGATATAGGCACTCTGCCACGCGATCGCTGCTTGAAAGAGATGACGTAATAGTGGTTGCAAGTGTATCCTGTATTTACAGCCTTGGACAGCCAGAAGAATACAAGCTTAATTCTACTGTTATTAGAAAGGGCGATCGATTAAGCAGAGATGAATTTATAGATAATTTGATTTATATGCTATACAAAAGAAATGACTATGAGTTTAAGAGAAATAATTTTAGAGTAAACATGGATGTCGTTGATTTTATACCCTCTTTTGACGAATACGCTTACAGAGTAAGATTTGAAGATGATCGTATAAAGAGTATTACCAAGCTTCATCCGATAAGTCTTGACTCAATTGAAAAGATTGAAAATCTTTGGATATTTCCAGCATCACACTTTATCCTGAGGGATGAAAAGTTAAAAAGAGCAATAGAGTCAATTATGATTGAGCTTAATGAAAGAATCAGATATTTTGAAAGTGTGGGTAAAATCGTAGAAGCAAAGAGGATTGAACAAAGGACGCTTTATGATATTGAAATGCTTGAAACAATTGGTTATTGTAAAGGTGTAGAAAATTATTCAAGACATTTTACTTTCAGGAAGCCAGGTGAGCCTCCTGTAACTCTACTGGACTACTACCCAAAAGATTTTCTGATAATATTGGACGAGTCTCATCTCTCTGTTCCGCAAATTAGGGGTATGTTCAGAGGGGATGAGGCAAGAAAGAAAAATCTTGTCGAATTTGGATTTAGATTGCCCTCTGCATACGACAATAGACCACTTATGTTTGATGAGTTTATTCAGAAAGCTAATCAAATAATTTTTATGTCTGCTACTCCTGCCTCATTTGAAAAGGAAAATAGTTCTCAGATTGTGGAGCAAATAATAAGACCCACAGGCATACTCGATCCTATCGTAGAGATTAGAAGTTTTGAGAGCCAGGTAGATGATTCTATCAATGAGACTAGGGAAAACTCAAAGAGAGGATTTAGGACCCTCATAACCACTCTAACTAAAAGATTGGCGGAAGATCTCGCAAATTATTTGGTTCAAGAAGGAATAAAAGCTTATTACTTACATTCTGAGCAAGATGCCATTGAAAGGCTCAATGTTCTTCATAACTTAAGGCTTGGGAAGTATGATGTGGTTGTGGGGATAAATTTATTGAGAGAGGGTTTAGATTTACCTGAGGTTACAAGAGTTCTTATTCTTGATGCTGATAAAGAGGGTTTTTTGAGGTCTTCGACATCTCTCATCCAAACAATAGGCAGGGCTGCCAGAAATGTGGAATCAAAGGTTATATTATATGCATCTAAAATCACTGATTCTATGAAAGAAGCTATAGATGAAACTGATAGAAGAAGAACGGTTCAAATGGAGTATAATTTAATCAATAATATAACACCAAAGTCAATATCGAAACCTATTGGCGACATTGTGGACAGAGAAGCGTCGGAAGTATCGATTGAGGAAGAACTTAGATCTATAATTAAATCAAATAAGAACAGTTTAGAATTATCGGAAAAAGAAATTAGAACAAAAATGATAGAATATGCTAAAGAATGGAAGTTTGAAGAGGCTGCAAAATATAGAGATCTTTTAAAATTGTTAAAAAATATTTTTGATGATAAGGAGGTCGATTTTGTCACTGGACTGGGAGAAAAAACTTCAAGAAAACGTTCAACTGGTAAAAAACCGCGTTCAAAAAGCTAA